From one Caldichromatium japonicum genomic stretch:
- a CDS encoding transposase, with amino-acid sequence MGAKGPKGSRTRSGRSYAPAIKTPEIRVTHRREGLSVISTLTNRGKVRRKVFAGAMNADILIDFMKRLVKDARGKKIFLILDNLRVHHTKSVKAWLAACANQIEASSLPPYSPALNPNEMLKAIITAQAPSRAKGDLKKATVSHLRRLLNSPQRIMRYFQHPKLHDAA; translated from the coding sequence ATGGGCGCGAAGGGGCCCAAGGGCTCAAGGACGAGAAGCGGGCGCTCTTATGCGCCGGCGATCAAGACGCCCGAGATTCGCGTCACGCACCGTCGCGAAGGCCTGTCGGTGATCTCGACGCTGACCAACCGCGGCAAGGTGCGTCGGAAGGTGTTCGCGGGGGCGATGAACGCCGACATCCTGATCGACTTCATGAAGCGGCTCGTCAAGGACGCCAGGGGCAAGAAGATCTTCCTCATCCTCGACAACCTGCGCGTGCATCACACCAAGTCGGTCAAGGCGTGGCTGGCTGCATGCGCCAATCAAATCGAGGCCTCCTCCCTCCCCCCCTACAGCCCAGCACTGAACCCCAACGAGATGCTCAAGGCCATCATCACCGCGCAGGCGCCCTCCCGCGCCAAGGGCGATCTGAAGAAGGCGACCGTCAGCCACCTGCGCCGCCTTCTCAATTCCCCCCAACGCATCATGCGCTACTTCCAGCATCCCAAGCTTCATGATGCCGCGTAA
- a CDS encoding YhdP family protein, producing the protein MRAWLTAIGLTVLVILAVLVSILRLAPPLPEAYRAALSEYLSTQLGYRVRFGSARIGLSGLRPRLRLEGVAFSRPLAEVSAVQSVQTDAPILEAQALELDLDLAALLKGHGPQLTGVRLVGGRLVIAQGADRGSWWPRLEATGGDSSSRQQPGLGQMFAHLLTRGWAEWTGGEVLLVDATARPLLRLTDIRLHLDNAGAHHGLELDARLVAPAPWLSAAEPGVRGVPTVRDLRFFSSLLRRWHPAGAEDAKASQRLHLALRLSGPPTDPLRWQGQGYGRLEVQDLGWIWPAGLLGLDRIATHRAQLSVWLTIGESRLLDALADVQIQGLRPRRARDGSSAQDPIPPGDLAVIVQFRRLDAGWQVLIQGQNLGLPDARIADLEVELRLGLDGSAQTLSGQMAGAELEALRRLLAVAPWGLPPQAMQLLGLHLRGTLDELGVWLAFARDTGQARWQFKARLSGLGIMSPNEQWGVAGLDLWLGGDQDGGWGRLGSQGLKLSLSPIFDRPLHLDRLTGRLDWSRLEQGGWQLTAYQVGLDNADLSGRMRLELAWPKGDPQPEIDLSAHVQGREGAPFRPYLPTGLMHPRLVHWLESSIRPGQVTEGHLRFMGPLNAASLHEGQPRLTLDLAFAGVRLDYWPGWPPLTAATGRLSLRDQALDLHLERAHLLDSELSGRLSLPHVRQVERLPIRLEAEGPFADGRRFLAALPPPGLRLAQTLQGVEFGGQARWALDLDVPLAQGKALTFNGQLNWPAPARLSLPDPSIRLSGFSGTVHFNERGIAPSTLTARLGRADALTDRPVRLALATRSKGLDVEVAADVLDLDALTWGQKGTADLGVFAVERLVVTAEQLRLAGISLDAARIEAMSGKAGWHLRLSAGELSGELDWPAQATGQVSLRIDRLDLKPFFKTRPGNPEVRPLPRDWPPLRVHIDQVVWGAALLGALDLECQPAALGARCPRLLLDAPGLLRIEGQGEWQTGTDGSGHLLLDASSPDPGRLLAALDERSAIAAEHASARLDLAWAGGPWAFDWRRAAGRLELALGPGRLLKIEPGVGRLLGVIDLGSIGRRLALDFSDLHAPGFAFERLDGQIAIEHGQARFADLRIEGPSARILVTGTSNLLTQRLDQRILIEPKLGPGLAVASAIAGGPAIGAAVWLVDRAAGNPLALLGRYEYRLTGSWDDPHWSRLGWEPLGKLKTQFPQQDQTPGRAGRSNHFLDQP; encoded by the coding sequence TTGCGCGCGTGGTTGACGGCGATAGGGCTTACGGTCCTGGTGATCTTGGCAGTGCTGGTCTCGATCCTGCGTCTTGCCCCGCCTTTGCCTGAAGCCTATCGCGCTGCGCTCAGCGAATATCTATCCACCCAGCTGGGCTATCGGGTGAGGTTCGGGTCTGCCAGGATCGGGCTGTCTGGCCTAAGACCGCGCTTGCGTCTGGAAGGGGTCGCGTTCAGCCGACCCCTGGCCGAGGTGTCCGCCGTGCAGTCAGTGCAGACTGATGCGCCCATCCTAGAGGCCCAGGCCCTTGAACTCGATCTGGATCTTGCTGCCCTGCTCAAAGGGCATGGGCCCCAGCTTACAGGGGTCAGGCTCGTGGGCGGGCGACTGGTCATCGCCCAAGGCGCTGATAGAGGATCCTGGTGGCCCAGGCTCGAGGCCACAGGTGGCGACAGCTCTTCCCGACAACAGCCGGGGTTAGGGCAGATGTTCGCCCATCTTCTGACACGAGGTTGGGCCGAGTGGACCGGCGGCGAGGTCCTGTTGGTCGATGCCACAGCCAGGCCCCTGCTGCGTCTGACCGATATCCGCCTGCATCTGGACAACGCCGGCGCGCACCATGGGCTGGAGCTCGACGCCCGCCTGGTGGCGCCAGCACCCTGGCTGAGCGCCGCTGAGCCAGGGGTGCGAGGGGTACCGACCGTACGCGATCTGCGCTTCTTCTCCTCCCTGTTGCGGCGCTGGCATCCCGCAGGTGCCGAGGATGCCAAGGCTAGCCAGCGCCTGCATCTTGCCCTGAGGCTTTCTGGACCGCCCACCGACCCTTTGCGCTGGCAGGGACAAGGCTATGGGCGTCTAGAGGTTCAGGACTTAGGCTGGATCTGGCCAGCAGGTTTGCTGGGCCTGGACCGGATCGCGACCCATCGCGCCCAGCTCTCGGTCTGGTTGACCATCGGCGAGTCGCGCCTGCTGGATGCCCTGGCCGATGTCCAGATCCAGGGTCTGCGACCGCGCCGAGCGAGAGATGGATCGTCCGCTCAGGACCCCATCCCTCCCGGGGATCTCGCTGTCATCGTCCAGTTCCGGCGCCTGGATGCCGGCTGGCAGGTGCTCATCCAGGGTCAGAACCTGGGACTGCCAGATGCGCGGATCGCCGACCTCGAAGTCGAACTGCGCCTGGGGCTCGATGGATCGGCGCAGACGCTCTCCGGGCAGATGGCGGGTGCCGAGCTGGAGGCGCTGAGACGCCTGTTGGCTGTCGCTCCCTGGGGCTTGCCGCCCCAGGCGATGCAGTTGCTCGGGTTACACCTGCGCGGGACCCTGGATGAGCTCGGCGTATGGCTCGCCTTTGCCCGGGATACGGGGCAGGCGCGTTGGCAATTCAAGGCGCGCCTCTCTGGGCTAGGGATCATGTCCCCAAATGAGCAGTGGGGCGTTGCGGGACTCGATCTTTGGCTCGGCGGCGACCAGGACGGCGGCTGGGGGCGCCTGGGTTCACAAGGGCTAAAGCTGAGTCTATCCCCGATCTTCGACCGGCCCTTGCATCTGGACCGGTTGACCGGACGCCTCGATTGGTCGCGTCTGGAGCAAGGCGGCTGGCAACTGACGGCTTATCAGGTCGGTCTGGACAATGCTGACCTAAGCGGCCGGATGCGCCTGGAACTTGCCTGGCCCAAGGGGGACCCTCAGCCAGAAATCGATCTCAGCGCCCATGTTCAAGGGCGCGAGGGAGCACCCTTTCGCCCCTATCTGCCAACGGGCTTGATGCATCCTCGCCTCGTGCATTGGCTGGAATCATCGATCCGCCCTGGGCAGGTCACAGAGGGCCATCTGCGCTTCATGGGACCGCTGAATGCAGCGTCCTTGCATGAGGGACAGCCGCGACTGACCCTGGATCTGGCCTTTGCCGGGGTGCGGCTCGACTATTGGCCGGGCTGGCCGCCCCTGACCGCAGCGACGGGTCGGCTCAGCCTCCGTGATCAGGCCCTGGATCTGCACCTAGAACGCGCCCATCTTTTGGATAGCGAGCTGAGCGGGCGGCTGAGTCTGCCGCATGTCCGTCAGGTCGAACGCCTGCCGATCCGTCTCGAGGCCGAGGGACCCTTCGCCGACGGGCGGCGTTTTTTGGCTGCCCTCCCGCCACCGGGTCTGCGTCTGGCCCAGACCCTCCAGGGGGTCGAATTCGGCGGCCAGGCGCGCTGGGCCCTGGATCTCGATGTCCCTTTGGCCCAGGGCAAGGCCCTGACCTTCAACGGTCAATTGAACTGGCCCGCTCCGGCCCGCCTGTCCTTGCCCGATCCCTCCATTCGGTTGAGCGGATTCAGCGGTACGGTGCATTTCAATGAACGCGGCATCGCGCCCTCGACCCTGACCGCGCGGCTTGGCCGCGCCGATGCCCTGACCGATCGGCCTGTGCGTCTAGCGCTCGCCACCCGCAGCAAGGGCCTGGATGTCGAGGTGGCGGCAGATGTGCTCGACCTTGATGCGCTCACCTGGGGTCAGAAGGGTACTGCCGATCTAGGGGTGTTTGCGGTCGAACGCCTGGTGGTGACAGCGGAGCAACTGCGCCTGGCAGGGATCAGCCTGGATGCAGCGAGGATCGAGGCCATGTCAGGAAAGGCGGGCTGGCATCTGCGCCTCTCTGCCGGCGAGCTTTCAGGCGAGCTGGATTGGCCGGCGCAGGCTACTGGGCAGGTGTCTCTTCGCATCGACCGGCTTGATCTGAAGCCATTTTTCAAAACCCGTCCCGGCAACCCAGAGGTCCGCCCCCTGCCCCGTGACTGGCCGCCCTTGCGGGTCCACATCGACCAGGTCGTCTGGGGAGCGGCTCTGCTGGGTGCCTTGGACCTCGAGTGCCAGCCCGCAGCCCTGGGTGCCCGCTGCCCACGCCTTCTCCTGGATGCGCCTGGGCTATTGCGGATTGAGGGACAAGGGGAATGGCAAACGGGGACGGATGGGTCCGGCCATCTGCTCCTCGATGCCAGCTCACCCGATCCAGGCCGGCTGCTGGCGGCCCTGGATGAGCGCTCGGCCATCGCTGCCGAGCATGCCAGCGCCCGCCTTGATCTCGCCTGGGCCGGTGGGCCATGGGCCTTCGACTGGCGACGCGCTGCTGGCCGCCTGGAGCTTGCGCTCGGGCCAGGGCGCCTGCTCAAGATCGAGCCCGGAGTCGGGCGATTGCTCGGGGTCATCGATCTGGGGTCGATCGGGCGCCGTCTGGCCCTGGACTTTTCGGACCTGCATGCCCCCGGATTTGCCTTCGAGCGTTTAGATGGGCAGATCGCCATCGAACATGGCCAGGCGCGTTTTGCTGACCTGCGCATCGAGGGGCCCTCCGCCCGGATCTTGGTGACGGGGACGAGCAATCTGCTCACCCAGCGCCTTGACCAGCGCATCCTGATCGAACCCAAGCTGGGTCCCGGCCTGGCTGTGGCCAGTGCCATAGCCGGTGGGCCGGCGATCGGGGCGGCGGTCTGGTTGGTCGATCGGGCCGCCGGCAATCCGCTCGCCCTGCTCGGGCGCTATGAATACCGGCTGACCGGTAGCTGGGACGATCCGCACTGGAGCAGGCTGGGCTGGGAGCCGCTGGGTAAGCTCAAGACGCAGTTCCCCCAGCAAGACCAGACACCCGGGCGCGCCGGCCGCTCCAATCATTTTCTAGACCAACCCTGA
- the corA gene encoding magnesium/cobalt transporter CorA: MLRFFEFKNSTIKEIPPEGRDPRLIIQQAAWIDAHEPDEGERLLLRSLLREEPPESDDVEEIEASARCFVDEAGLHVHSLFLTFSEGRHSTISVAMILQEQRLITIREGDLPDFRLLRMRARRGQIEARTPAELLLTILEQKVENHADNIEDIHRQLEKVSYMVLEDPNAELEDAISELAKLEDSNGKLRLCLMDTQRDLSFLLRHLRGDTAQTETLREIGRDVEVLMSHTAFLFDKINFLMDSTQGFINIEQNQIIKIFSIAAVVFLPPTLVASIYGMNFDFMPELHWLFGYPWALGLMIISGVAPYWYFKRKGWL, translated from the coding sequence ATGCTGCGCTTTTTTGAGTTCAAAAACAGCACCATCAAGGAGATCCCTCCCGAAGGCAGGGATCCGCGTCTCATTATCCAGCAGGCCGCCTGGATCGATGCCCATGAACCCGACGAGGGTGAGCGGCTGTTATTGCGTTCGCTCCTGCGCGAGGAGCCCCCCGAATCTGACGACGTAGAAGAGATCGAGGCCTCGGCGCGCTGTTTCGTCGATGAGGCGGGCTTGCATGTACATTCGCTGTTTTTAACCTTCAGCGAAGGTCGGCATAGCACCATTTCGGTCGCCATGATCCTGCAAGAGCAGCGTCTAATCACCATCCGCGAGGGTGATCTGCCCGACTTTAGGCTGTTGCGGATGCGCGCCCGGCGCGGTCAGATCGAGGCACGGACCCCGGCAGAGCTTTTGTTGACCATCCTCGAACAAAAGGTCGAGAATCACGCCGATAATATCGAGGATATCCACCGCCAGCTTGAAAAGGTCAGCTATATGGTCCTGGAAGACCCAAACGCTGAACTTGAGGATGCCATCAGCGAACTCGCCAAGCTTGAAGACAGCAATGGCAAGCTGAGGCTCTGCCTGATGGATACCCAACGGGATCTATCGTTCCTCTTGCGCCATCTGCGCGGTGACACTGCTCAGACCGAGACCCTGCGTGAGATCGGTCGCGACGTGGAGGTACTCATGTCGCACACCGCCTTTCTCTTCGACAAGATCAATTTCTTGATGGATTCTACCCAGGGGTTCATCAATATCGAGCAGAATCAGATCATCAAGATCTTTTCGATCGCCGCCGTAGTCTTTTTGCCGCCCACCCTGGTGGCGAGTATCTATGGGATGAACTTTGACTTCATGCCAGAACTGCATTGGCTATTTGGCTATCCCTGGGCGCTTGGATTGATGATCATCTCTGGGGTCGCGCCCTATTGGTATTTCAAACGCAAGGGCTGGTTGTAG
- a CDS encoding HsdM family class I SAM-dependent methyltransferase — translation MVKERLSLKKIILDLEYIVLANAEGVDDSFEEVFKLIYAKLFDEWTAANDRTRNRRVHFRIYGESPRELYDKINGLFNQAKDKWRGIFGRDENIRLKPEHLYTCVSFLQNIKLFNSNLQVIDEAFEYLIIQVAKGKKGQYFMPRWVIDMCVKMLNPKIHERVIDTACGSAGFTVHSIFWVAGKKFTTNGLPPAVTEYVRTMVYAIDSSPKAVKIAKTLNLIAGDGKSNVYELNSLNPPKWSDEGKAAFRPLLTRFEDRNQDEANQRDFQFFDFDILMANPPFSGGISEREILRQYRLAERNGHTVSKIGRDILFIERNLNFLKPGGRMAIVLPQGRLNNTNDLFIRNFLFSKARILAVVGLHGNTFKPHTSTKTSVVFLQKYTDEELAHIREVQNRHADEWGNHLQEVAVLSDKLELAEDDLLPLLLSFLQAEFEEAEATDLERSEGETDEENAQAESDDELAERIENLQAQLDEMPLRAKGKTALKRALAEARRKLASRTLKGQVEYLRQDERLLARYREAWLAEKAAEELDYPIFFAVSEKGGKDNSGEPIYKKDANGELMLDEHGHLIVDHDLDEIAEAFVDFAKEQGFDFLVEG, via the coding sequence TTGGTCAAAGAGCGTTTATCGCTTAAGAAAATCATCCTTGACCTTGAATACATTGTTTTAGCTAATGCGGAAGGCGTTGACGATTCCTTTGAAGAAGTCTTTAAACTGATTTATGCAAAACTTTTTGACGAATGGACAGCGGCAAATGACCGCACGCGCAATCGTAGGGTTCATTTTCGCATTTACGGCGAATCTCCGCGTGAACTCTATGACAAGATCAACGGCCTTTTCAATCAGGCAAAGGACAAATGGCGCGGCATCTTTGGTCGTGATGAAAATATCCGCCTTAAGCCAGAGCATCTTTATACATGCGTTTCTTTTTTACAGAATATAAAATTATTCAATTCTAATTTGCAGGTGATTGATGAAGCCTTTGAATACCTGATTATTCAGGTCGCTAAAGGTAAGAAAGGACAGTATTTCATGCCGCGCTGGGTAATTGATATGTGCGTGAAAATGCTCAACCCCAAAATTCACGAGCGAGTGATTGATACGGCCTGCGGTTCAGCAGGTTTTACCGTTCATTCTATATTTTGGGTAGCTGGCAAAAAATTTACAACAAATGGCTTGCCGCCCGCTGTTACCGAATATGTAAGAACAATGGTCTATGCGATTGACTCAAGTCCCAAAGCCGTGAAAATCGCTAAAACCCTTAACCTGATTGCGGGCGACGGGAAATCGAATGTGTATGAATTGAACAGTCTCAACCCGCCAAAATGGAGCGATGAAGGCAAGGCAGCGTTTCGTCCGCTTTTGACACGGTTTGAAGATCGCAACCAAGACGAAGCCAATCAGCGCGATTTTCAGTTTTTCGATTTTGATATTCTGATGGCCAATCCGCCATTTTCGGGCGGCATTAGCGAACGCGAAATTCTGCGCCAGTACCGACTGGCTGAGCGGAATGGACACACCGTTTCCAAAATCGGGCGAGATATTCTGTTTATCGAGCGCAATCTGAATTTTCTGAAACCAGGTGGGCGCATGGCGATTGTTCTGCCACAAGGTAGATTGAACAACACGAACGATTTATTCATCCGTAACTTCTTGTTTAGCAAAGCCCGCATTCTGGCAGTTGTGGGATTACATGGTAACACCTTTAAGCCGCACACAAGCACAAAGACCAGTGTTGTCTTTTTGCAAAAGTATACTGATGAAGAACTGGCACACATCCGCGAAGTGCAAAATCGCCACGCTGATGAATGGGGTAACCACCTGCAAGAAGTCGCGGTTTTAAGCGACAAACTCGAACTTGCCGAAGATGATTTGCTGCCTCTCTTGCTTTCGTTCCTGCAAGCGGAATTTGAAGAAGCCGAAGCAACTGACTTGGAGCGCAGCGAAGGCGAGACTGACGAAGAGAATGCACAAGCCGAAAGTGATGACGAACTCGCTGAGCGTATCGAGAACCTTCAGGCACAGTTAGACGAAATGCCGCTGCGCGCCAAAGGCAAAACTGCGCTCAAACGCGCACTAGCGGAAGCTCGACGCAAACTGGCGTCGCGCACGCTCAAAGGACAAGTGGAATACCTGCGTCAAGACGAGAGACTACTCGCCCGTTATCGAGAAGCATGGCTGGCGGAAAAAGCCGCTGAAGAACTGGACTATCCGATTTTCTTTGCTGTGTCTGAAAAAGGTGGCAAGGACAACAGCGGTGAACCGATTTATAAGAAAGACGCCAACGGCGAACTTATGCTCGATGAACACGGGCATTTGATTGTGGATCATGACCTTGACGAAATTGCCGAAGCGTTTGTTGATTTTGCAAAAGAACAAGGGTTTGATTTTTTGGTGGAAGGGTAA
- a CDS encoding restriction endonuclease subunit S: protein MAVISKVTFSRLEGVKRIDAEYYQPHFMNLMNVLEQSTYPKKPLFRLCSKIDVGFVGPMAHAYTEKGVPLLQIQNVKEFVLGYERLIFIQEWFHNLLVKSQVFRGDILIASSGSIGNAAIVLDRDPQPLNSSDIIIIRPISINPIFLCTYLNCKFGQVQIERLSIGGLQRHVNLGSLEKLKVPILSNDLTARIEKQVLTGLDLFFKSSISYSQAEQLLLAELGLQDWKPTRALTFVRSYSQAAKERRVDAEYFYPKYQ from the coding sequence ATGGCAGTTATTAGCAAAGTTACTTTTTCTCGCCTTGAAGGAGTGAAGCGTATAGACGCTGAATACTATCAGCCTCACTTTATGAACTTAATGAATGTGTTAGAACAAAGCACTTATCCAAAGAAACCACTTTTTCGTCTTTGTTCAAAAATAGATGTTGGCTTTGTCGGCCCAATGGCACACGCCTATACTGAAAAAGGCGTACCTTTGTTGCAGATTCAGAATGTAAAGGAGTTTGTTCTTGGATATGAACGCTTGATTTTTATTCAAGAATGGTTTCATAATCTTTTGGTAAAGTCGCAAGTATTTAGGGGGGACATTTTAATCGCCAGTAGTGGTAGTATTGGAAACGCGGCTATTGTTCTTGACAGAGATCCTCAACCGCTCAACTCCTCAGACATCATTATCATTAGACCTATTAGCATAAACCCGATATTCCTATGCACTTACTTAAACTGCAAATTTGGTCAAGTTCAAATAGAGCGTTTATCAATTGGCGGTTTACAGAGGCATGTTAATTTAGGGTCTCTTGAAAAATTAAAAGTTCCAATTTTAAGTAATGATTTAACAGCAAGAATCGAAAAGCAAGTATTGACTGGGCTTGACCTCTTTTTTAAATCATCAATTAGTTATTCCCAAGCCGAACAGCTTTTACTTGCCGAACTTGGCTTGCAAGATTGGAAACCCACCCGCGCCCTGACCTTTGTGCGCAGTTACAGTCAGGCGGCGAAAGAGAGACGGGTGGATGCGGAATACTTCTATCCCAAGTATCAGTAA
- a CDS encoding restriction endonuclease subunit S: MFGRIPAQVNFDQLGRLIIYRKGIEVGSEAYTDSGIPFWRVSNLSKHGLDESNANFISPELYELLRPDYEPQQGEILLSKDTTPGLAYYLEHPIRGIVSSGILRLTITDGIPPHYLELVLNSLFVQMQIEQDAGGSIIKHWKPSEVQTTLIPRLDSEKEKDIARLVEQSHAARREAKALLEKAKRAVEIAIEEGEEKGMESIG, encoded by the coding sequence ATGTTTGGCAGAATTCCAGCACAAGTAAATTTTGACCAACTAGGAAGATTGATCATCTACAGAAAAGGTATTGAAGTTGGAAGTGAAGCGTACACAGATTCAGGCATTCCGTTTTGGAGAGTGAGTAATCTTTCCAAACACGGATTAGACGAAAGTAACGCAAACTTTATTAGCCCAGAACTTTACGAGTTATTGCGTCCCGATTACGAGCCACAGCAAGGTGAAATACTATTATCAAAAGACACTACTCCTGGCCTTGCCTATTATCTTGAGCACCCAATTCGGGGAATTGTCTCAAGCGGTATTTTGCGACTTACGATTACAGATGGCATTCCACCGCACTACCTTGAACTTGTCTTAAACTCGCTCTTTGTGCAAATGCAAATAGAGCAAGACGCGGGTGGCTCGATTATCAAACATTGGAAACCTTCTGAAGTCCAAACAACTCTTATCCCGCGTCTTGATAGCGAAAAAGAAAAGGACATCGCCCGATTGGTTGAACAATCCCATGCTGCGCGGCGAGAAGCCAAAGCCCTGCTGGAAAAAGCCAAACGTGCCGTAGAAATTGCGATTGAAGAAGGCGAAGAGAAGGGAATGGAGTCTATCGGGTGA
- a CDS encoding type I restriction enzyme HsdR N-terminal domain-containing protein encodes MPQFSIDEIFRGLNTKHRLTLFKPEDVQWIETQIFEKNGKLYLKCLASDKDRTAKPEEIVRQLWIKKLLEEYHYTKSRIRVEYAVWFGSGVSDKSADFAIMQNDGEHPYIIFEVKKLKRKDGLQQLKSYCNAEGSPIGVWSNGEELVVLHREEHNVFLKSHLFQLLTKAFKTLSPSNGQLTSSQKKTVWSKSVYRLRKSSLTLNTLF; translated from the coding sequence ATGCCACAATTTTCGATTGACGAAATCTTCCGCGGTCTTAATACAAAACACCGTTTGACGCTGTTCAAACCAGAAGATGTTCAATGGATTGAAACACAGATTTTTGAGAAGAACGGCAAGCTGTATCTCAAATGCCTTGCCAGCGACAAAGACCGCACCGCCAAACCAGAAGAAATCGTCAGGCAATTGTGGATAAAGAAACTATTAGAAGAATATCACTATACAAAATCACGAATCAGGGTTGAATATGCTGTCTGGTTCGGTTCAGGGGTGAGCGACAAAAGCGCCGATTTTGCCATCATGCAAAACGATGGTGAACATCCCTATATCATTTTTGAGGTCAAGAAACTTAAACGCAAAGATGGACTCCAGCAACTAAAATCATATTGCAATGCCGAAGGTTCTCCTATCGGCGTGTGGTCAAATGGTGAAGAATTAGTTGTTCTTCATCGTGAAGAACACAACGTTTTTCTCAAATCTCATCTATTCCAACTGCTAACCAAAGCCTTCAAGACGTTATCACCGAGCAATGGACAATTGACAAGCTCGCAAAAGAAAACCGTTTGGTCAAAGAGCGTTTATCGCTTAAGAAAATCATCCTTGACCTTGAATACATTGTTTTAG
- a CDS encoding DUF4342 domain-containing protein: MPRRPFAGDLSDQPWLTTIKDLIQRLGSKRLLLRHVDGRILIDVPLPPALAVIAVLFLFTPRLTAFAALTILFLRFDLTIEPD; this comes from the coding sequence ATGCCCCGCCGCCCCTTCGCCGGCGATCTTAGCGATCAGCCCTGGTTGACGACGATCAAGGACCTCATCCAGCGTCTGGGGTCCAAGCGCCTGCTCCTGCGCCATGTCGATGGACGCATCCTGATCGATGTGCCACTGCCGCCGGCCTTGGCGGTGATCGCTGTGCTGTTTTTGTTTACCCCCAGGCTTACCGCATTTGCAGCCCTGACCATCCTGTTCTTGCGCTTCGATCTGACGATAGAGCCCGATTGA
- a CDS encoding DNA methyltransferase — MNETATLTLPLVVRESQALYRSKIQIGYTRTCSCPPNHINCLTAKEWIKCQLGVWQFVYEGRDIRDKNVHPATFSIALSKRVISLFTHEGELVLDPFVGSGTTLIAARDLNRNAIGFDLQEKYINLCVERLASNNLFNRAQQLAIQDDARNIPAYVDPETVSLIWTSPPYANLLNRKRLNKSRRDRRNEQFGRIEQYSQDPHDLGTMPLEEYTKAMGDIFEALLPLLRPKAHCVINVPDMWWENQRITIHVALIEELRKRGYELRNIIIWDRTNIVNKIGIFGWPSNYITMGTTFEYLLDFWRPPR; from the coding sequence ATGAACGAAACCGCAACCTTAACCTTGCCGCTTGTCGTAAGAGAATCTCAAGCTCTCTACCGTTCCAAGATCCAAATTGGCTATACAAGAACCTGCTCGTGCCCTCCCAATCACATAAATTGTTTGACGGCTAAAGAGTGGATTAAGTGTCAACTGGGAGTGTGGCAGTTCGTTTATGAGGGCAGGGATATTCGAGACAAAAACGTCCATCCGGCAACATTCTCGATCGCACTTTCAAAAAGAGTCATTAGTCTCTTTACACACGAGGGCGAACTTGTGCTTGACCCATTCGTGGGCAGTGGTACGACACTTATAGCAGCGAGAGACTTGAATCGAAATGCGATAGGTTTTGACCTCCAAGAAAAGTACATTAATCTTTGTGTTGAACGATTGGCTTCTAATAACCTGTTTAACCGTGCTCAACAATTGGCTATTCAAGACGATGCGAGAAATATTCCGGCCTACGTTGACCCTGAAACGGTCAGTCTGATTTGGACGTCTCCTCCTTACGCTAACCTGTTAAATAGAAAACGCCTCAACAAGTCCAGACGTGACCGACGCAATGAACAGTTCGGAAGGATCGAGCAATATTCACAAGACCCGCACGATTTGGGCACTATGCCGCTTGAAGAGTATACCAAAGCTATGGGAGACATCTTTGAGGCGTTATTGCCCCTGCTGAGACCAAAGGCGCATTGTGTTATCAATGTCCCGGATATGTGGTGGGAAAATCAGCGTATCACAATTCACGTTGCGCTTATCGAAGAGTTGCGAAAGCGAGGATATGAACTGAGAAACATCATCATTTGGGATAGGACGAACATCGTTAACAAGATAGGTATATTCGGGTGGCCCAGCAACTACATCACAATGGGCACAACGTTCGAGTATCTACTGGACTTTTGGAGACCACCGAGATGA